In a single window of the Deinococcus aetherius genome:
- a CDS encoding RNA polymerase sigma factor, protein MTEVPDILTPELLARLTAGEEAAWYDFVSAYEGRMYAYLYRLEGNAEDALDLTQEVFYRAWRSIRTFRPGERVLPWLYQVARNTQIESHRRKQLQRFSLEEAREDVGFEVTSAARSPVQAAESADAQDRVQRALMRLPEEYREAVVLRFVEDLPYDEIAQIQGVAVGTAKSRVFRAKEQLAELLANEADVH, encoded by the coding sequence GTGACCGAGGTCCCAGACATCCTCACGCCCGAGCTGCTCGCCCGCCTCACCGCCGGGGAGGAGGCCGCGTGGTACGACTTCGTGAGCGCGTACGAGGGCCGCATGTACGCCTACCTCTACCGCCTGGAGGGCAACGCCGAGGACGCCCTGGACCTCACCCAGGAGGTCTTCTACCGGGCGTGGAGAAGCATCCGCACCTTCCGCCCGGGCGAGCGGGTGCTGCCGTGGCTGTATCAGGTCGCGCGCAACACCCAGATCGAGTCGCACCGCCGCAAGCAGCTTCAACGCTTCAGCCTGGAGGAGGCGCGCGAGGACGTGGGCTTCGAGGTGACGAGCGCCGCGCGCTCCCCGGTCCAGGCCGCCGAGAGCGCCGACGCCCAGGACCGGGTGCAGCGCGCCCTGATGCGGCTGCCCGAGGAGTACCGCGAGGCCGTCGTGCTGCGCTTTGTCGAGGACTTGCCCTACGACGAGATCGCCCAGATTCAGGGGGTGGCGGTGGGCACGGCGAAAAGCCGCGTCTTCCGCGCCAAGGAGCAACTCGCGGAGCTGCTGGCGAACGAGGCGGACGTGCACTGA
- a CDS encoding carbohydrate ABC transporter permease produces the protein MRSEAGKLSKPPVARTRRQVRGDGPLAALLLAPAALLLCGVLLFPMLTTFRDSLFVNKLTEPWAGTPFVGFKQYVQMIQDPRFLAALRNTLFFGVLTVGGSFLVGIPMALLAHTPSRVRGLARVALLLPWAMPPVITGLIFAWLFNGQYGVINDVLVRAGIINEPLRWLSTPGLAVVAMVVTIVWKTSSFVALIVLGGLQGIPRELTEAADVDGATRVQTFWRVILPLLGPSLAVAFIFRAISAVQVFDIPYTFIQQAPAQGLLETLGVYIYRTSIEFLDFGYAAALSVALFGVSLAVTLVYVRFVRGGEG, from the coding sequence TTGCGCAGTGAGGCCGGAAAGCTCAGCAAGCCCCCCGTCGCCCGGACGCGCCGCCAGGTGAGGGGGGACGGCCCCCTCGCCGCCCTGCTCCTCGCCCCCGCCGCCCTGCTGCTGTGCGGCGTGCTGCTCTTCCCCATGCTCACGACCTTCCGCGACAGCCTGTTCGTCAACAAGCTGACCGAGCCGTGGGCGGGCACACCCTTCGTCGGTTTCAAGCAGTACGTGCAGATGATTCAGGACCCGCGCTTCCTGGCCGCCCTGCGCAACACCCTCTTCTTCGGGGTGCTGACGGTGGGGGGCTCCTTCCTCGTGGGCATCCCGATGGCGCTGCTGGCCCACACGCCCAGTCGAGTGCGGGGGCTGGCGCGGGTGGCCCTGCTGCTGCCGTGGGCGATGCCGCCCGTCATCACCGGATTGATCTTCGCCTGGCTGTTCAACGGGCAGTACGGGGTGATCAATGACGTGCTGGTGCGGGCGGGAATCATCAACGAACCCCTGCGCTGGCTCTCCACGCCGGGGCTGGCGGTCGTGGCGATGGTGGTCACGATTGTCTGGAAGACGAGTTCCTTCGTCGCCCTGATCGTGCTGGGCGGCCTCCAGGGCATTCCACGCGAACTCACGGAGGCGGCGGACGTGGACGGGGCGACCCGGGTGCAGACCTTCTGGCGGGTGATCCTGCCGCTGCTGGGGCCGAGTCTCGCGGTGGCCTTTATCTTCCGGGCGATCAGCGCCGTGCAGGTGTTCGACATCCCGTACACCTTCATTCAGCAGGCTCCGGCGCAGGGGCTTCTCGAAACCCTAGGCGTCTACATCTACCGCACGAGCATCGAATTTCTGGACTTCGGGTACGCGGCGGCGCTCTCCGTGGCCCTCTTCGGGGTGAGCCTCGCCGTCACCCTCGTCTACGTGCGCTTCGTGCGCGGCGGGGAGGGCTGA
- a CDS encoding carbohydrate ABC transporter permease: protein MDEQAPRLNTGERLGRGLGLALLVFGGFFPLVWMLLTSLKNEGELQKFPVQYLPSQPDIANYARVFSEQPFGTFFMNSLIVSLLSTLLCVVVAVPAAYALARLEIRARGLLLTLVVAFSMLPVVSLLVPLFRLMRSANLLNTYPALILPYAALSLPVAVLTLVAFFSAIPRDLESAAMVDGSTRIGAMTRIVLPLSLPGVVTAALLVFVNSWNEFLLALSFNTRLNMRTVSVGVTLYQGEFAFPWPLISAAVVIAVVPIVVLIAIFQKRFVAGLTAGGVKA, encoded by the coding sequence GTGGACGAACAGGCTCCCCGCCTGAACACGGGCGAACGACTTGGACGTGGCCTCGGGCTCGCCCTGCTCGTCTTCGGTGGCTTCTTCCCCCTCGTGTGGATGCTGCTGACCAGCTTGAAGAACGAGGGGGAACTCCAGAAGTTCCCAGTGCAGTACCTCCCCTCCCAGCCCGACATCGCCAACTACGCGCGGGTGTTCTCCGAGCAGCCGTTCGGCACCTTCTTCATGAACTCGCTGATCGTCAGCCTGCTCAGCACCCTGCTGTGCGTGGTCGTCGCCGTTCCTGCCGCCTACGCGCTGGCGCGGCTGGAGATTCGAGCGCGGGGGCTGCTGCTGACCCTCGTCGTCGCCTTTTCCATGCTGCCCGTCGTCAGCCTGCTCGTGCCGCTCTTCCGGCTGATGCGGAGCGCGAACCTGCTGAACACCTATCCCGCCCTGATCCTCCCCTACGCGGCGCTGAGTCTCCCGGTCGCCGTCCTCACGCTCGTCGCCTTTTTCAGCGCCATCCCACGTGACCTCGAATCGGCGGCGATGGTGGACGGCTCCACCCGCATCGGCGCGATGACCCGTATCGTGCTGCCGCTGAGCCTGCCCGGCGTGGTGACGGCGGCGCTCCTCGTCTTCGTCAACTCGTGGAACGAGTTCCTGCTGGCGCTGAGCTTCAACACGCGGCTCAACATGCGCACCGTGTCGGTCGGCGTGACGCTGTACCAGGGGGAGTTCGCGTTCCCGTGGCCGCTGATCAGCGCGGCAGTCGTGATCGCGGTCGTGCCCATCGTCGTCCTGATCGCCATATTCCAGAAGCGGTTCGTGGCGGGGCTGACGGCGGGGGGGGTGAAGGCGTGA
- a CDS encoding LLM class flavin-dependent oxidoreductase — MTQPSQSEFLWFLQLSRDGEFIGTREKPPRRPTLPYISSLITTAGEAGFTALLTATNYHSEHENYTAAVAALARTAQTDPGLLIAVRPGMFHPAMYAKMLATAQNLFPGRVRVNIVTGSSPAENAMYGDFEPHAQRYERTREFMTILRQLWTQPPPVSYRSDLFAFENAVLDPPPVQPIPIYFGGASPVAQRIAADLADVYLMWGEREDMLAERMGQMRALEAETGRALRYGLRTHVIVRETEEEAWQAAERLISRVDPEVRRAFVESYKHVDGVGQLRQIEMLRGLEEGNLLVEPNLWAGVGMARSGVGVALIGSPEGVAAKIRRYEAMGFSSFIFSGYPHLEEARRFGELVMPLLKGQGGEGSRQIHTDTVAPVA, encoded by the coding sequence ATGACCCAACCTTCCCAATCCGAATTCCTCTGGTTCCTCCAGCTCTCCCGCGACGGCGAGTTTATCGGCACCAGGGAGAAGCCGCCGCGCAGGCCCACGCTGCCCTACATCTCCAGCCTGATCACGACGGCGGGCGAGGCGGGGTTTACGGCGCTGCTGACGGCGACGAATTACCACTCCGAGCACGAGAACTACACGGCGGCGGTGGCGGCCCTGGCACGGACGGCGCAGACGGACCCCGGCCTGCTGATCGCTGTGCGGCCCGGCATGTTCCACCCGGCGATGTACGCGAAAATGCTCGCCACGGCGCAAAACCTCTTTCCCGGGAGGGTGCGGGTGAACATCGTGACGGGAAGCAGCCCCGCCGAGAACGCGATGTACGGCGACTTCGAGCCGCACGCCCAGCGGTACGAGCGGACGCGCGAGTTCATGACGATCCTGCGCCAGCTCTGGACCCAGCCGCCGCCCGTCAGTTACCGCTCGGATCTCTTCGCCTTCGAGAACGCGGTGCTGGACCCGCCGCCCGTGCAGCCCATCCCGATCTACTTTGGGGGCGCCTCACCCGTCGCCCAGCGCATCGCTGCCGACCTTGCCGACGTGTACCTGATGTGGGGCGAGCGGGAGGACATGCTGGCGGAGCGCATGGGCCAGATGCGGGCGCTGGAGGCGGAGACGGGCCGCGCCCTCCGTTACGGCCTGCGGACGCACGTCATCGTGCGCGAGACCGAAGAGGAGGCGTGGCAGGCCGCCGAACGCCTCATCTCGCGGGTGGACCCCGAGGTGCGCCGGGCCTTCGTGGAGAGCTACAAGCATGTGGACGGCGTGGGCCAACTGCGCCAGATCGAGATGCTGCGCGGGCTGGAGGAGGGCAACCTGCTCGTGGAGCCGAACCTCTGGGCAGGGGTCGGCATGGCCCGCAGCGGTGTGGGCGTCGCCTTGATCGGCAGCCCCGAGGGGGTGGCGGCCAAGATTCGGCGGTACGAGGCGATGGGCTTTTCCTCCTTCATCTTCAGCGGCTACCCGCACCTGGAGGAGGCGCGTCGCTTCGGTGAACTCGTCATGCCGCTCCTGAAGGGGCAGGGCGGCGAGGGCTCGCGGCAGATTCACACGGACACGGTGGCGCCGGTGGCTTAG
- a CDS encoding CAP domain-containing protein, whose product MTRGWLRGKTLALLLAGVPWVMGSCAAQPVQFRVGFTMNEEQRAPLTVSFTAQAPAEYRVRWDFGDGGMGSGSRVTHTYYRPGTYTLEAQLLDSRGRVRSTASGQVEVRSGGPEQAGLVVLLGRGEVRLSAAGSVVYRPSEPDFTLDGRPVGTGPVEVAAGEHRAALRLTGESGPLTDSVPFQMAPLAGSVPFETEVLRLTNQARSRGWNCATLKEGGPTLPPLTRDPRLEVAALAQSAGMALHGYFDHHSPVDGSTPWLRVQAAGFEARATAENIAAGQQTPEEVVAGWLHSPGHCRNIMGDFTRLGVSYVNRPESPYLRYWTQVFATPEEGQ is encoded by the coding sequence GTGACGCGAGGTTGGCTACGTGGGAAGACACTGGCGCTGCTGCTGGCGGGTGTGCCGTGGGTGATGGGGTCGTGTGCGGCGCAGCCCGTGCAGTTCCGGGTGGGCTTCACGATGAACGAGGAGCAGCGTGCGCCGCTCACGGTGTCCTTTACGGCGCAGGCGCCCGCCGAGTACCGCGTGAGGTGGGACTTCGGGGACGGCGGCATGGGGAGCGGCAGCCGCGTGACGCACACGTACTACCGCCCGGGGACGTACACCCTGGAGGCGCAGTTGCTGGACTCGCGCGGGCGGGTGCGCTCCACGGCCAGCGGTCAGGTCGAGGTACGCAGTGGCGGCCCCGAGCAGGCCGGGCTGGTCGTGCTGCTGGGCCGGGGCGAGGTGCGCCTGAGCGCGGCGGGCAGCGTGGTGTACCGGCCGAGTGAGCCAGACTTCACCCTGGATGGCCGCCCGGTGGGGACCGGCCCCGTCGAGGTCGCGGCGGGCGAGCACCGCGCGGCCTTGCGCCTGACCGGGGAAAGCGGACCGCTCACCGACAGCGTGCCTTTCCAGATGGCCCCGCTGGCGGGCAGCGTGCCCTTCGAGACCGAGGTGCTGCGCCTGACCAATCAAGCTCGCTCGCGCGGCTGGAACTGCGCCACCCTGAAAGAGGGCGGCCCAACGCTCCCCCCCCTGACCCGCGACCCGAGGCTGGAGGTGGCCGCCCTCGCCCAGTCGGCGGGGATGGCGCTGCACGGCTACTTCGACCACCACAGCCCGGTGGACGGCAGTACCCCGTGGCTGCGTGTGCAGGCGGCCGGGTTCGAGGCCCGGGCAACCGCCGAGAACATCGCCGCCGGGCAGCAGACCCCGGAGGAGGTCGTTGCCGGGTGGCTGCACAGCCCCGGCCACTGCCGCAACATCATGGGTGACTTCACCCGCCTCGGCGTGTCGTACGTGAACCGCCCGGAATCGCCGTACCTGCGCTACTGGACGCAGGTCTTTGCCACGCCCGAGGAGGGGCAGTAG
- a CDS encoding ABC transporter substrate-binding protein, with product MRTRLTLTALLALAGAASAAPTTLTVFMGSQQRPEIFQPIFDRFERQNPNVVVKIETGGATSEAQNQYLTTVLAARDPSLDVFLIDVVRTATFATAGWAEPLDAYLPSKDAYLRAFLKGPINAATVGGKLYAMPAFTDAQFLYYRKDLLAKYGAKVPRTWDELAATAARIQKAEGGNLQGLNFQGAPIEGTVCNFLETLWGAGGNAQVVDSPAGRQGLGFLVNAVKTKLAPAASSEMKTDDSRQQFQAGNVLFGLNWSYAWAHFQGNSPQPTRVKGDVGVAPLPAFGKNPSATCTGGWEWAISAYSKNKAVAAKLVQFMASADVQRELAVKGAYLPVRASLYNDRAVLAANPHFKDLYRIVTGARPRPVSPAYPRVSEIVRNNVSAAVAGSKTVDAALKDMQRDLDGVLK from the coding sequence ATGCGCACCCGCCTCACCCTGACCGCCCTCCTCGCCCTCGCCGGAGCCGCCAGCGCCGCGCCCACCACCCTGACCGTGTTCATGGGCAGCCAGCAGCGCCCCGAGATCTTCCAGCCCATCTTCGACCGCTTTGAGCGGCAGAACCCGAACGTCGTGGTCAAGATCGAGACGGGCGGCGCGACGAGCGAGGCGCAGAACCAGTACCTCACGACCGTGCTTGCCGCCCGGGACCCCAGCCTCGACGTGTTCCTGATCGACGTGGTGCGGACCGCGACCTTCGCCACCGCCGGGTGGGCCGAGCCACTGGACGCCTACCTCCCGAGCAAGGACGCCTACCTGCGCGCCTTCCTGAAGGGGCCGATCAATGCCGCGACCGTGGGCGGCAAGCTCTACGCGATGCCCGCCTTCACGGACGCGCAGTTCCTGTACTACCGCAAGGACCTCCTCGCCAAGTACGGGGCGAAGGTGCCGCGCACCTGGGACGAACTCGCCGCCACCGCCGCGCGTATCCAGAAGGCGGAGGGCGGGAACCTCCAGGGCCTGAACTTCCAGGGGGCGCCCATCGAGGGCACGGTCTGCAACTTCCTGGAGACGCTATGGGGCGCGGGCGGCAACGCGCAGGTGGTGGACAGTCCGGCAGGGCGGCAGGGCCTGGGCTTCCTGGTGAACGCCGTGAAGACCAAACTTGCTCCTGCCGCCAGCTCCGAGATGAAGACCGACGACTCGCGCCAGCAGTTCCAGGCGGGGAACGTCCTGTTCGGCCTGAACTGGAGCTACGCCTGGGCGCACTTCCAGGGGAACAGCCCGCAGCCCACCAGGGTGAAGGGCGACGTGGGCGTGGCGCCGCTCCCCGCCTTCGGCAAGAACCCCAGCGCGACCTGCACCGGCGGCTGGGAGTGGGCGATCAGCGCCTACAGCAAGAACAAGGCGGTCGCCGCGAAGCTCGTGCAGTTCATGGCGAGCGCCGACGTGCAGCGCGAGCTGGCGGTCAAGGGCGCGTACCTCCCCGTGCGCGCCAGCCTCTACAACGACCGCGCCGTCCTCGCCGCCAACCCGCACTTCAAGGACCTGTACCGCATCGTGACCGGCGCGCGGCCCCGGCCCGTGTCGCCCGCTTACCCGCGCGTCTCGGAGATCGTCCGCAACAACGTGTCGGCGGCGGTGGCGGGCAGCAAGACGGTGGACGCCGCCCTGAAGGACATGCAGCGCGACCTCGATGGCGTGCTGAAGTGA
- a CDS encoding FUN14 domain-containing protein, producing MAEAKLPLAVLPDTLSTAPLASALRPLLPDLGVGALLGFATGLALRKLGRFVLVALGLLFLTLQLLASLDLVTVNWLRVQALAEPWLHQGGEAGAEWLGRMLTARLPFAGAFTAGLLVGLRARG from the coding sequence ATGGCGGAGGCTAAGCTGCCCCTCGCCGTGCTCCCCGACACGCTCTCCACCGCCCCCCTCGCCAGCGCCCTGCGGCCCCTCCTGCCCGACCTCGGCGTCGGTGCGCTGCTGGGCTTCGCCACCGGGCTCGCCCTCAGGAAGCTCGGGAGGTTCGTCCTCGTCGCGCTGGGGCTGCTCTTTCTCACCCTGCAACTCCTCGCCTCCCTCGACCTCGTCACCGTCAACTGGCTCCGCGTCCAGGCCCTCGCCGAGCCGTGGCTGCACCAGGGGGGCGAGGCGGGGGCCGAGTGGCTGGGCCGGATGCTGACGGCGCGGTTGCCCTTTGCGGGGGCGTTCACGGCGGGGTTGCTGGTGGGGCTTAGAGCGCGGGGGTGA